The following are encoded together in the Bradyrhizobium algeriense genome:
- a CDS encoding zinc-binding dehydrogenase, whose translation MPRAPRPARPVAGFFTEPNGDQEIAGLVDRGAIRPVVDREFAFEQLPDALTYLEAGRARGKVVLRVR comes from the coding sequence ATGCCGCGAGCGCCAAGGCCGGCGCGTCCTGTTGCTGGTTTCTTCACAGAGCCGAACGGCGATCAAGAGATCGCCGGGCTCGTCGATCGCGGCGCGATCAGGCCGGTGGTCGATCGCGAATTCGCCTTCGAGCAGTTGCCCGATGCGCTGACCTATCTCGAAGCAGGCCGGGCGCGCGGCAAGGTGGTGTTGCGGGTCAGGTAG
- a CDS encoding XRE family transcriptional regulator — protein sequence MLDVSRTAGVGLNLRRLRAAKGLTLDRLASMSELTRGYISLVERGLKAPSIAALLRMAAALDVNVAYFFDSKSSAAPRYTVHRHQEEGADPMKNGSFGLMALAAARPHKSMEPFLFMPPFKSSRNSTAANETIQRAFHSGEEMLFVVSGRVAIELDGEELKLEKGDCLYFSGEMPHQVHSLGRQKAEVLVVIAAGRTEPG from the coding sequence TTGCTTGACGTCAGCAGGACTGCCGGAGTGGGCCTCAATCTGCGCAGATTGCGCGCGGCCAAGGGACTGACGCTGGACCGGCTCGCCAGCATGAGCGAACTCACGCGCGGCTATATCTCGTTGGTCGAGCGCGGTCTGAAGGCGCCGTCGATTGCGGCGCTGCTTCGCATGGCCGCCGCACTGGACGTCAACGTCGCTTATTTCTTCGATTCGAAATCGAGCGCCGCGCCGCGGTACACCGTCCACCGGCATCAGGAAGAAGGTGCCGATCCCATGAAGAATGGATCGTTCGGACTGATGGCTTTGGCAGCCGCGCGTCCGCACAAGAGCATGGAGCCGTTTCTGTTCATGCCACCGTTCAAGTCGTCACGGAATTCGACCGCCGCAAACGAGACGATTCAACGGGCGTTCCATTCCGGCGAGGAGATGCTGTTCGTCGTCAGCGGGCGGGTCGCGATCGAGCTCGATGGTGAAGAGCTCAAGCTCGAAAAGGGCGATTGCCTGTATTTCTCCGGGGAGATGCCGCACCAGGTGCACAGCCTGGGCCGGCAAAAGGCGGAAGTCCTTGTGGTTATTGCGGCTGGCCGGACCGAGCCAGGTTAA